From a region of the Budorcas taxicolor isolate Tak-1 chromosome 9, Takin1.1, whole genome shotgun sequence genome:
- the SGK1 gene encoding serine/threonine-protein kinase Sgk1 isoform X2 yields MTVKTEAARDTLTYSRMRGMVAILIAFMKQRRMGLNDFIQKIANNSYACKHPEVQSILKISPPQEPELMNANPSPPPSPSQQINLGPSSNPHAKPSDFHFLKVIGKGSFGKVLLARHKAEEAFYAVKVLQKKAILKKKEEKHIMSERNVLLKNVKHPFLVGLHFSFQTADKLYFVLDYINGGELFYHLQRERCFLEPRARFYAAEIASALGYLHSLNIVYRDLKPENILLDSQGHIVLTDFGLCKENIEHNGTTSTFCGTPEYLAPEVLHKQPYDRTVDWWCLGAVLYEMLYGLPPFYSRNTAEMYDNILNKPLQLKPNITNSARHVLEGLLQKDRTKRLGAKDDFMEIKNHVFFSLINWEDLINKKITPPFNPNVSGPSDLRHFDPEFTEEPVPNSIGRSPDSLLLTASVKEAAEAFLGFSYAPPMDSFL; encoded by the exons CTTTTATGAAACAGAGAAGGATGGGCCTGAATGACTTTATTCAGAAGATTGCCAATAACTCCTATGCATGCAAACA CCCTGAAGTTCAGTCCATTTTGAAAATCTCCCCACCTCAGGAGCCTGAGCTTATGAATGCCAACCCTTCTCCTCCG CCAAGTCCTTCTCAGCAAATCAACCTGGGCCCATCATCCAATCCTCATGCTAAACCATCTGATTTTCACTTCTTGAAAGTAATTGGAAAAGGCAGTTTTGGAAAG gtTCTCCTGGCAAGACATAAAGCAGAAGAAGCATTCTATGCAGTTAAAGTTTTACAAAAGAAGGCAATCCTGAAAAAGAAGGAG GAAAAGCATATTATGTCGGAGCGGAATGTTCTCCTGAAGAACGTGAAACACCCTTTCCTGGTGGGCCTTCACTTCTCTTTCCAGACGGCCGACAAACTGTACTTCGTCCTAGACTATATTAACGGTGGAGAG TTGTTCTACCATCTCCAGAGGGAGCGATGCTTCCTGGAACCACGGGCTCGATTCTATGCTGCTGAAATAGCCAGTGCCTTGGGTTACCTGCACTCTCTGAACATTGTTTATAG agactTAAAACCAGAGAATATTTTGCTAGATTCACAAGGACACATTGTCCTTACTGACTTTGGACTCTGCAAGGAGAACATTGAACACAATGGCACGACGTCCACCTTCTGCGGCACGCCCGAG TATCTGGCGCCTGAGGTGCTTCATAAGCAGCCCTATGATAGAACCGTGGACTGGTGGTGCCTGGGGGCCGTCTTATATGAGATGCTGTATGGCCTG CCTCCCTTTTATAGCCGAAACACAGCTGAGATGTACGACAACATTCTGAACAAGCCCCTCCAGCTGAAGCCAAATATTACAAACTCTGCAAGACACGTCCTGGAAGGCCTCCTGCAGAAGGACAGGACAAAGAGGCTGGGTGCCAAGGATGACTTT ATGGAGATTAAGAATCATGTCTTCTTCTCCCTAATTAACTGGGAAGATCTCATTAATAAGAAGATTACTCCCCCTTTTAACCCAAATGTG AGCGGACCCAGCGACCTGCGGCACTTTGATCCTGAATTCACCGAAGAGCCGGTCCCCAACTCCATCGGCCGGTCCCCGGACAGCCTCCTCCTCACAGCCAGCGTCAAGGAAGCGGCTGAGGCCTTCCTGGGCTTTTCCTATGCACCTCCCATGGACTCTTTCCTCTGA
- the SGK1 gene encoding serine/threonine-protein kinase Sgk1 isoform X1, producing the protein MGEMQGALTRARLESLLRPRHKKRAEAQKRSESFLLTGLAFMKQRRMGLNDFIQKIANNSYACKHPEVQSILKISPPQEPELMNANPSPPPSPSQQINLGPSSNPHAKPSDFHFLKVIGKGSFGKVLLARHKAEEAFYAVKVLQKKAILKKKEEKHIMSERNVLLKNVKHPFLVGLHFSFQTADKLYFVLDYINGGELFYHLQRERCFLEPRARFYAAEIASALGYLHSLNIVYRDLKPENILLDSQGHIVLTDFGLCKENIEHNGTTSTFCGTPEYLAPEVLHKQPYDRTVDWWCLGAVLYEMLYGLPPFYSRNTAEMYDNILNKPLQLKPNITNSARHVLEGLLQKDRTKRLGAKDDFMEIKNHVFFSLINWEDLINKKITPPFNPNVSGPSDLRHFDPEFTEEPVPNSIGRSPDSLLLTASVKEAAEAFLGFSYAPPMDSFL; encoded by the exons CTTTTATGAAACAGAGAAGGATGGGCCTGAATGACTTTATTCAGAAGATTGCCAATAACTCCTATGCATGCAAACA CCCTGAAGTTCAGTCCATTTTGAAAATCTCCCCACCTCAGGAGCCTGAGCTTATGAATGCCAACCCTTCTCCTCCG CCAAGTCCTTCTCAGCAAATCAACCTGGGCCCATCATCCAATCCTCATGCTAAACCATCTGATTTTCACTTCTTGAAAGTAATTGGAAAAGGCAGTTTTGGAAAG gtTCTCCTGGCAAGACATAAAGCAGAAGAAGCATTCTATGCAGTTAAAGTTTTACAAAAGAAGGCAATCCTGAAAAAGAAGGAG GAAAAGCATATTATGTCGGAGCGGAATGTTCTCCTGAAGAACGTGAAACACCCTTTCCTGGTGGGCCTTCACTTCTCTTTCCAGACGGCCGACAAACTGTACTTCGTCCTAGACTATATTAACGGTGGAGAG TTGTTCTACCATCTCCAGAGGGAGCGATGCTTCCTGGAACCACGGGCTCGATTCTATGCTGCTGAAATAGCCAGTGCCTTGGGTTACCTGCACTCTCTGAACATTGTTTATAG agactTAAAACCAGAGAATATTTTGCTAGATTCACAAGGACACATTGTCCTTACTGACTTTGGACTCTGCAAGGAGAACATTGAACACAATGGCACGACGTCCACCTTCTGCGGCACGCCCGAG TATCTGGCGCCTGAGGTGCTTCATAAGCAGCCCTATGATAGAACCGTGGACTGGTGGTGCCTGGGGGCCGTCTTATATGAGATGCTGTATGGCCTG CCTCCCTTTTATAGCCGAAACACAGCTGAGATGTACGACAACATTCTGAACAAGCCCCTCCAGCTGAAGCCAAATATTACAAACTCTGCAAGACACGTCCTGGAAGGCCTCCTGCAGAAGGACAGGACAAAGAGGCTGGGTGCCAAGGATGACTTT ATGGAGATTAAGAATCATGTCTTCTTCTCCCTAATTAACTGGGAAGATCTCATTAATAAGAAGATTACTCCCCCTTTTAACCCAAATGTG AGCGGACCCAGCGACCTGCGGCACTTTGATCCTGAATTCACCGAAGAGCCGGTCCCCAACTCCATCGGCCGGTCCCCGGACAGCCTCCTCCTCACAGCCAGCGTCAAGGAAGCGGCTGAGGCCTTCCTGGGCTTTTCCTATGCACCTCCCATGGACTCTTTCCTCTGA